GCGACCGGACCGATGAATTGGACGAACTGTTGCAGCAGCTGGACGACGATTTTGGTGCCGATTCGGTGCTCGCAAATCAGTTGAGGCTACGGATGGCGGAGAATTGGATCGAGCGTGGGGAAATCGATCGAGCCGATGTGTCGATCCAGCAGGTGACGCAATGGTTGACGGGCCGCGATCCGCTGGAGCGTTCCGAGTTTGGGGTGGCTTATTATCTGGCGGGCTTGATGAGCATGCTGAAACGCAGCCAGCAAGCGATCGACGTCTATGAACGCTTGGTCGTCCGGCAGTCGGAAGTGTTGGGCGCCAATCACGTCGATCGCTTGTTGACGCTGCACGATTTGGCTTTTGAATACAGCGAGTTCGGGCAGCACAAGGAGTCGGCGAAGCTGTATTCCGAAGTCGTTCGCCGCCGAACCGAGGTCTATGGTCTGGAGAGCGATCATACGTTGCAGTCGCTGTACAACCTATCGATGGAGCAGTTTGCGCTCGCCGATCATAAGGGGACGATCGAGTCGATGAAGCTATTGGTCAAGGCGGCGGAAGCTCGCGGCGAACCGATCGTTAACCGAATGGAATTGCACACAGGGCTCGCCCACGCGTTGATGAAAACAAAGGACTACGCCGCCGCCGTGCCCCATTTCCAGGCCGGCGTCGAGGGGATGATCGAGACCTACGGCGAGGCGGACGATGACACGCTGCTGTTGATGCACCAATTGGCCTATTGCATGGACGCCGCCGCGCAGCGCGAGGAATCGATCGCGATGTATCGCCGCGTCGTCGACCGACGATCCGAGGTGCTGGGCGCAGCTCACGGTCACACGCTGATGTCGCTGGGGAACATGGCTCAGGTCCAAGCGACTGCCGAACTGGAACAGGGAGCCGAGGAATCGATCGCTGACATGCAGCGGCGGATCGAATCGCTGGACGTCGGCGATGTGGTCGCGATCGATGCGAACTATGCGATCGCCGAGACCTATCGGAAGATGAACCGATTGGATGATGCGATCACCTTTTACCGGAAGGTTGCCGACGGACGCCGGACGTCGCTGGGGGAAGAACACGAGCGGACGCTGTTGGCAATGCATCAGGTCGCCTACACCTGCAGCTTGGCAGGGCAATTCGACGACGCGATCGAGATTTACGCCAAGGTCGTCGCGGGGCGCAGCAAGTCGTTGGGGCGAGCGCATCCGCACACGATGTTGTCGCTGAACAACGCGGCAAAAATTGAAATGGGACGCGGCAATCGGGCCGAGGCCGCTGCGCTCTACGAGGATATTTTGAACCGGATCGTCGAGGCCAAAGGGCTTCGACATGTCGATACTTTGATGCCGCGGATGGAGCTAGCGAATTTGAAGTATCAGTTAAAAGAGTACGCGATGGCGACGGAGCTGTATTCGCTTTCGGTCGACGTGATGCGGAAGAGCTTGGCGACGACGCCCAACGATACGACGCGAGAAGGATTCGCCGGCGTGTTGGTGATGTTGGCCGATGCCGAAGCCCACGACGGCCAATTTCTCGCCGCGGGGAGGCACGCTCGCGAGGGGCTGGAGATGTTTGAGGTCGTCGCGCCGGAGAACTGGTTGCGCTATCGCAGCCTGAGCGTGATCGGTGGATTGCAGGCCGCCGACGGACAGCATGTCGAAGCGCAAGCAGCGCTGCAGCAGGCCTACGAGGGATTGGCCGCTAGCGAATTGCCTAGGGCCGGCATTCTGTTGAACCAAGTGCAAATCGAAACGGTCGACCGCTTGCTCGATTCTTATACGCAAACCAATAATGCGGAGCAGGTCGCCAAGTGGAAACAGGTTAAGGAGAGCTTAACCGAGCAGCCGCAGCCATGACCGCGCCGGGCGTGTCGAGGCAGGCGGATTTGCTGTCAGAAACCAGCGGCGTCCGCAGTGCCTTTGGATTGCGAAGTGGTGTCGGATTCCGACCTTAGCTTGTTGGGCCGTGCTTCGCCGGTCATTGCGGAAGGGGTTTGCGACATTCAACCAAACGAGTTGCTCGCTTTGACAACGTCCATTCACACGCCAGCGCTTCGCGTCCCGCAGGGATTTTTCTACGGCTACTTGATGGTTCCTGTCGCCTCATTGGCTCAGATCTGCACCGCGCCGGGACAAACCTTTGCGATTTCTGCATTTATTCCAGCGATCCGCGACTCGTTGCAATTGAGCGAAATTTCGCTCACCTCCGCCTATATGATCGGCACCTTGCTGGCTGCGTTTCCGTTGATGTTGGTCGGCCCGATCGCCGACAGGATCGGCAACCGAGCGACGATCACCGGGATCGTGTTGCTGTTGGCCGGGGCTTGCTTCTTCGCTTCGTTTGTCAATTCCTTTGTGACCCTGCTGCTCGCCTTCTTGGCCCTCCGGTTTCTGGGCCAAGGTTCCTTGTCCTTGCTCAGCAGCAACACCACGTCGATGTGGTTCCGCACCAAGCTGGGCCGCGTTTCGGCGATCATGAGTATCGGCATGGCGGGCGCCTTCGCCGTCATTCCAGGCTGGTTGTTGGCCAGCATCGAGAGCTATGGCTGGCGAGAGACCTATCGCGGCTTGGGGCTGGTCGTGGCGGGGATCATGTTGCCGCTGCTGGCGATTGTCTATCGCAATCGCCCCGAGGACGTAGGCCAACATTTGGATGGCAACCGCCCCGACGAACCGCTTCCTCACGCCGAGGGCTCTCGCGCCACCGGATCCCAGCGGACCGTCGCGATCGAAGAGCGTTCGCTGTCGCTGCGCGATGCGATGCGGCAGCCGACGTTTTGGATCCTGATGACGATCATGTCCGCGTGGGCGATGATCGGCACCGGCCTCGTCTTTTATCTGTTTGCGATCGGCGAAGCTCGCGGGATCGATAAAGACGCCACCGCCGCGGTCTTCAAAACGTTTGCGTTGAGCATGTTGGCGATGCAATTCAGCGGCGGCTTCTTGGCTGATCGGTTTGCGTTACACCATTTGTTGTTCGCCGGAGTGGGACTGTTGAGCTTGGGGACGCTGACGTTGTTCTTCGCCCAAACATCGCCTCAATTGCATCTCTTCGGGCTGTTGTTTGGTGCCGGGCAAGGAATCACCGTAGCGGTCAACGCGACGGTCTGGGTACGTTATTACGGGCGTGCTCATCTGGGAAAGATTCGCGGGACGTCTTGGAGCGCGTCGGTCGCCGGCAGCGGCGCCGGACCGTTTCTGTTGGGCTGGGCCAAGGATCACTCGGGGCACTTCGAGCCCGCGATCATCGCCTTTTTATGTATTCTCATTCCGCTGGTGCTGTTGGCGTTGTGGGTCCGTCCTCCGGCGCGACCCGATGTTTTGGCACCCGCCGCCTCGTGACTTCCTTTCGATTGCAAGACCGATGATTGACGACTTAAACCTGCAGTTTGGTATCGATAAAAAAATCGCCTTCACCTTGGGCAACGGCGATCTCCCCAAAGCGATCCTGTTGGCCGAAGACGCAACCGCCGAGATCTATCTGCACGGCGCACATGTCACTTCGTTCCATCGACATGGTTGGGGCGAGATGTTGTGGATGAGCGACGAATCCAACTTTCGGACCGATCGTCCGATCCGCGGAGGCGTGCCGATCTGCTGGCCTTGGTTTGGACAGCCACAACCCGAATTGCCTCAGCACGGCTTTGCCCGCACGTCGCAGTGGGAAGTTATCGAGACGAAGACACACGCCGATCCCAGCTTGGAGATCGCGTTGCGTTTGACCGACAGCGAGGCGACGCGGCAGTTGTGGCCGCACCCGTTTGAACTGACGATGCGAGTGATCGTTGGTCGCGATCTGACGATGCAATTGAGCTGTCTGAACACCGGCGAGGAACCGCTGGATGCCGAGGCGGCGCTGCACACCTATTTCCACGTTCAAGATATCGATGCGGTGCGAGTCGCGGGACTCGAGGGCCGAAGCTACATCGACAAGCTCGATGCGATGCAGGTCAAACCGCAGGCGGGCGAACTGACGATCGATCGCGAGGTCGACCGAATCTATCTCGAAACGCCCGACGCGGTCACGATCCACGACGGAGCCGAGCGACGGATCGAGATCCAAAAATCGGGCAGCCTGTCGACGGTGGTTTGGAATCCGTGGATCGATAAATCGGCGGCGATGGCTGATTTTCCCAACGACGGCTACCGGACGATGGTCTGTGTCGAAACGACCAACGCGGCCGACGACGTCCGCACGATCCAACCGGGCGAAGTCCATACGATCACGCAATCGTGCCGCTGTGAACCGGCAACTGGCCCCGCCGATCCTGCGGAAGCTATATTGTAGGTCCCCATTTTCGATTGCCCCTTGAAACACTTCACGGACTTCCTTCGATGCGATATTCCCCTCTCCGCTCGGTCGCTTCGCTGCCACGACTCGCTCTGTTCGCTTGTATCTTCAGCCTATCGGCCGCGCTGACGGTTGCCGACGAATCGCCCAACAGCGATTGGATCGATCTGAAATTGCAGCGTGATACGGTTTGGGAGCCCTGCAATTTTGGAGGCGATGGAGAGGTCGAGTTCTCCGAAAACCAGGCGGTCCTCGAGATGGGCGATCCGCTGACTGGGATCCGATTGGTCAAAGAGTTTCCCAAAGATGGCTACGAGATCCAGTTTGAAGCTTCGCGTTTGGAAGGCTTTGACTTTTTTGTCGGCCTGACTTTTCCCGTCGCCGAATCGCACTGCAGCTTGATCCTGGGCGGTTGGTCGGGAGCCGTGATCGGACTCTCGAACATCAACGGCGCCGACGCTTCGAACAACCCCACGACGCGCGAGGGGGATTTTGACAACAATCGTTGGTACCGTGTCCGCGTTCGAGTCGCCCCCGATCGGATCACAGCTTGGGTCGACGACAAGCAGTGGGTCGATCAGACGCGGCAGGGTGTTGAGTTTGGGATTCGGGGGGAGATGGATCCGTCGACGCCGGTGGGGATCGCGACCTATCAATGCAAAGTCGCTTACCGAAAGATTCAATATCGACGGCTGAACTCAGGCGAAGTAAAACCCTCCAACAAACCACAGCCGACCGATTCGAAGAGCAAGTAGGAATGAACGACCCCGAATTTGATGAGCATTGGATGGGGCGAGCCTTGGAGCTTGCTTATGCCGCCGCAACCGCCGACGAAGTGCCGGTCGGCGCGGTGATCCTGAACGAAAAGCGGCAAGTGATCGCCGCTGCGCACAACCAACGCGAACAACTGCACGATCCGACGGCGCATGCGGAGATGATCGCGATCACTCAAGCCGCCGAAGCGATCGGCGATTGGCGACTGGAGGGTTGCACGCTGTACGTGACGCTGGAACCGTGTCCAATGTGTGCCGGTGCGATCTTGCAAGCTCGCGTGCCACGGGTGGTCTACGGTGCCGACGATCCCAAGGCCGGCGCGGTCCGCAGTCTGTATGAACTGCTTTCCGACGATCGATTGAATCACCAATGTGCGGTCACCTCCGGCGTGCTTAGCTCGCGTTGTTCGGGAGCGTTGACCGATTTTTTTGCCGCGAAACGGGCGATGGGGAAGAAGTAGGAAACGAACTTGAGCAACGAGTTACAAAAGCTGGACATCGGTCGTTGGGGTGATCAGGTCATCGGTCTGGGGGAAGATGCCGACGTGCATCTGACGATCAGCGAGAGCTACAGCAGTAGCATGATCCAGGTGCCGATCCATGTTCGCCGCGCCAAAGCGGAAGGCCCCGTGGTTTTTGTCACCGCCGCGATCCATGGCGATGAACTCAACGGCACCGGTGCGATCCGCGAACTGATCCAAGAGGAATTGGAACTGACGCGCGGGTCGTTGATCCTGGTGCCGGTGCTGAACCTGCTGGCTTTCGACCGGCACACCCGCTACACCCCCGATCGCCGCGATCTGAACCGCTCGTTTCCCGGATCGGCTAGCGGCAACATGGCCAGCCGAATGGCGCGGACACTGTTCGATCAGATCGTTGGCCGCGCCGACTTTGGCATCGACCTGCACACCGCCGCGATCCGCCGCACCAATTATCCGAACGTCCGCGGCGATCTATCCAACCCGGCCGTGCGGCGGATCGCCACCGCGTTTGGATCGGAGATCGTGCTCAATGGCCAGGGACCCGGCGGCGCCTTGCGCCGCGAAGCGTGCCAGGTCGGTTGTCCGACGATCATTATGGAAGGGGGCGAGATCTGGAAAGTCGAACCCGATGTCGTCGCCAACGCGGCGCGTGGTGTTCGCAACGTTTTGCGCGATCTGGAAATGTTGGGCGGTCCGCCCGAACAGGCTCCCTACCAAGTGATCGTCGAGACTTCGAAATGGGTGCGAGCCGAGAAGGGTGGCTTTTTGCAGTTTCACGTTCAGCCGGGAGAGGTCATCGTCAAAGGTCAGCCCGTGGCGACTAACACCAACCTGCTGGGCCGCGAACGCTGCATCCTGGAAGCTCCGTTCGACGCCGTCGTGATCGGGATGACAACGCTGCCCGCGGGCAGCCCCGGCGAACCGGTCTGCCATCTGGGAATGTTGCCCGAGGGCTTCGATCCCGAGACGCTGCATCAGCTGAGAGGCGGGACGCAACGCGAGGCGACTTAAGAAGCAGCAGTTGCCGCTTGCCGCTGTTAAAAAAGACGTGTTCCCATATGTCCTGCTCTCCCAGCCCCCGACGTGGCGCACTGGGAGAGCAGTTTAGTGGTGCATCGTCAGATTAGAAGTAGCGGTTCCAAATGGCCCGCAACTGGCCGTCGAACATCTTGTCGGAACTGTCGCCGATCGGCACGGTGTAGCCGATCGAAATCGCTTCGTTGGGACAGACTTCAAACGTGCTGCCGAAGACCATGTTCAGGTTCGATTGGTAGTCGGCGTTGGGAGTTCCCAATACGAACACGCCATCGGTCAACGAGCTGCTGCGCTGCAGTTGCCGTTCATAGTGCATTTCGATCGTTGGGATAATCGCGTCGAAGATCGCATCCTTCTTCTCGCCGCGGCGGCGCAAAAAGTACCCGAATCCGCCATCGGTATACAACCGCGTCGTGTCGCGCAGCCGGCTCTCAAGGCCACCGTTGGTGACTACGTGGTTCCCGGTGGTATCGATATCGACCTGAATGAAACCTTGGTAGAACAACCGCTCGGTCAGATTGGCGATACTGGCGAGATAGGGCATCAAGTGAACCGCTTGGTTTTCAACCACCACTGCGGTTGAACCGTCGGCCAATTTGATCGTCAGGTCGTTTGTCGACGGCAGCGTTACCGACACGCCTCCCGAAACAACCCAGTCGGTCGATTGAAGCAGGATCTGTTTGTACGCCAAGAACAGATCGCCGACTTCGATATTTCCCGATGCGGTCTGTCCAAAGGCGCGTATGTCGGAAGAGAGTGTCGATGCGTAGGGGACTCGGAATTCGAACGAGGCACGCTGGTTGGTCCCCATCGCGTATTCGAATCCGGGAGTAAATCGGCTGACCGCGACGCCGGAATTGTTCAATGGAACGCTATCCATGTAGTCGTAATTAAAGAAGACGCGAGTCCGGGGCAACGGACTGTTGTTCGTTGCGATCTTCGACCGCCCGACAACGGCCGCACCGGCATTGGCTGCATCGGGGATGACGATATTGAACGTCTGTTGGCCATTGACGGCGATGTCCCAAAGTTCACCGTTGACGATCATGCCGCCATTCTGATCGGTTGCCGTGGCATTCAGGAAGACGGTGTTCGCCGGCAGGCCCAGGTTTGTCCCGCCGATGCTCTCTTCGACTTCGAACGTATAGCGGCCATCCCCACCCAATGTTCCACGTCCTACCGAGACGAAATCGGGATTGGCGACGTTGCCCGCGACGTCAAACAGCAGCGAGCTGTCGGCTTGATCGACTGGAATCACACCGTTTCCTGTCGCTACCATCGGTGTGCCACGGACGGTTTGCGTTCCTTGCAGGTTCATTCTTCCCGAACCACCAAAACCGCCGCCGATCATCACAGGAGCTTGACGAATGTTCAAGGCAGGGACCGGGCCGCAAGAGTTGAGGCAGGAGAGATTGCTGAATGCATTGAGCAGCGATTCGCATCGGCTGGGCGAATGCTGGGGACAGCAGTTGCCGGCATTGCCGCGATGCATCGGTTGCTCATGATACGACGGGGCGGCGTATCCAGGCGTTTGCTGGTAGGAGACGCTTGCAACATCGGGACCATCGCCGGTTGGCGGTTCGGGCAACGGTTGGCCACAACCGCTGCAGCCCCGTGGGCCGCCGACATAATTTTCGTTGACCTGACCACATGTGCAGGTGACCTGCTCCGACAGCACGTATGCGATCGGAGACGGTCCTGGACCGGTAGCGGCAATCTGCGCCTGGAGTCCCGACGCCGTTGCCAATACCACGATGAAACCGAAAAGGCCCGCCCGAACCATAATGTCACCCCTGCTATTCCTGCCTAAGTCCATTGCCGACGGCGGATTTTCAGCCGACCCGTCTTTTAGCTGTGTTCACTGCATCGTCCAAAGGGGTGGTTGCGATAAAACAAATATCCGTTACTAGCGCTGGTATTGGTAAAAAAGGTAAGACCGCGACGACCTGCCAATGCGGAACGATCGGTAAGCTTGACCATTCTCGATTGCATTGTGGTCTCCCAGATAGCGTGCCGATGTCGATAACGCTTAAGATTTAAGGCATACCCGGCTGATCCGCCAGGTTCCTCCACAGCAAAGCCATGTCTGAAAAACCAAAATCAAGGCCGAAATCTGACGTTACGCAGGACCTTGATGCGGCCAGCGCTCACGATCCGCACGAATCGGATTTCTCTGTCGCGGAGGACAATCAGGAACTTCCGCTTCCGATCGACATCGGCGATTACACCCTCACACGGTTGATCGGTTCCGGAGGAATGGGGCGTGTCTACCACGCGATGCATCGGCCGATGCAACGGACGGTGGCGTTAAAGACTCTGCCGCCGAGCCGGATGCAGAACCAGAAAGCTGTCGAGCGGTTTTATACCGAAGTCCGCGCCGCCGCCCGTTTGATGCATCCCAACATCGTGACGGCATTTGACGCTGGGCACAAAGGCGATCAGCACTATCTGGCGATGGAGTATGTCGAAGGGGCGACGTTAACGCAGATCGTCCGCGAATCGGGACCGTTGGAACTTTCCCTCGCCGTCGACCTGATTCGCCAAGCGGCCACCGGTTTGCAGCACGCTCACCGGGCGGGGATTGTCCATCGCGATGTCAAACCGAGCAATCTGATGCTGACGCCCGACGAGGTCGTTAAAGTGCTGGACCTCGGGCTGGCAACGATCGGTTCGGAAACGGGCACTCACGGCCGACGGGGGCGGTTGGTCGGAACGATCGAATACATGGCTCCCGAACAGATCGAAGACGCTTCGAACCCCGATCGTCGAAACGACATCTACAGCCTTGGGGCGACCTTCTTCTTTCTGTTGACGGGGCGGACGCTGTATCAAGGCGGGATTTTGGAACAGGCGCGGGCGCACCGCGACGAACCGCTTCCCGATCTCTTCGCGCTGCGACCCGATGTCGACGTGCGATTGGACCAAGTGCTTCGACGGATGTTGGCCAAACGGCTCGACGGACGCTACAGCTCGCTGGCCGAAGTGCTCGAAGATCTCGACGAATGGTCCGCCGGGGCGACGCTTTCGGATTGGACCGACACCGGAGCGCGGCTGACGTTGCCCAGCGAACAATTGACCGATGGCGTCGAACCGACCACGGCCGTCGGGCGTTCGAGCGTGTTGGGGTTGGATGTGGGGATGTTTTATGTCGCTGCCGCGATGGCCGAAGCGGGGCAACCAATTCGAATGGGAAATGCCGGCAGCAACCAGCAACCGCTGCTGCAGTCCGCCGTGGCGACAACCCGCGAGGAACAGACGATCTTTGGGGGGGACGCGATCCAGTTGCGAACCAAGACGCCGCACCGCTTGGCCCATTGCGTGCAGCTGTATCTGGGGACGACAAAATTGGATCGCCACATCGGCGATCGCCAGTGCCCTCCCGAGGTAGCGATCGGGATGATCATGCGGCATGCAGCCCGCAACGCTTGGCAATTGAAAGGCCGCCCCGCCGTCGTGGCTGTTACCGTCCCGGCCTGTTACGACCAGGCGCGGCGACGCAGCACGATGCAAGCGGCGCAGGTTGCCGGCTTCGATTCGATCCGCTTGATCGATCGCCCGCTGGCGGCGGCGCAGAGCCAGTTGATCGAAGAGCATGCGGCCCTACCGCCGCCGAAACCATCGGAGGTTTGTTATTGGTTGGTCGCCTCGGTAACAGGGTTGGCGATGGAGATCTCGGTCGTTCGACATGTTGGTGGGCGATTGCAGTTGTTATCCAGTGTCGGCGATTGGAATCTCGGCCTGCTGACGTGGCAACAACGGGTGGTCGATTTGGCGGCGACCGATTGTTTGCGTCGGCTGCGACTCGACCCACGCAAAGAACTGAAGGATGCCGTCAGTTTGCAATTGGCGTGCGAGAAGGCGCTGCGTCAGTTGTCGATCAAACCGCAGGCCGACCTCGATTTCCGGCTGCAGGGTCGCGCTGCGACGGTGACACTCAAGCGGGCTACGTTCGGTGCCGCCTGCAGCGACCTGTTGGTCCATCTCAATGGCATGATCGGCCAAGCGCTCCATGATTCGGGGATCGATCCGACCCAGTTGAGCAATTGTTTAACGGTCGGAATGTTGACGCGGATGCCGCAGATCACCGAAGTGCTGCACGGACGAATCGGTTCGCAGGTGCCGATTATCGCCGTCGATCGCCCCGCCTTGGCCGCCGGGGCGGCGTCGGCAGTGATGGGGGAATTGCCGGGACAAACGCACGTCTTTCCCGCGCCTCATTCATGCTGTTCCCACGACCTGGGCCTGCTGATTCGGGATGGCAAACGGATGCGACCGAGAACCGTCCCGGTGTTGACACGATCGACCAAGCTGCCCGCTCGCAAGACCCGTCGCTTGTTACAACCTCAGCCCGGGCAACGCCCTGCGCTGACGCTGATCGAATCGGCCGGTTGGCAGGGAGACGCCTGGCGATCGTTGGGGAATTTCCATCTGCCCGAACACAGTAGCGAAACGCCGTTGGAAGCCGTTTTGGAAGTCGATGCCAACGGATTGCTCAAGGTTGGCGTCCACGACCCCAACACCGGCCACGTGCAACGCGTCCCGCCGCTGCCACAACCGATGATCGACGAAGCTGACCTGCCAACTTGGCGTGCGTGGGTCGACAAGACGATGCGTTAGTCACTGTTGGACGGCGCGATTCGATCAGTGGTCGCTCGAGCCTTGATCGTGGTGTTTCCACGAACTAGATCATTGCTCGAGCGACATGTGCAACCGATCGGGTTAGCGACCAGGCGTTGATGCCAGCGGGATATCAAAAGTGTTTTCACCGGCGGCGACCTCTACGATCAATTCGCTGCTGCCGACGTCCTGGAATTTTTGGGGGATCTCCATCGCGCTGTTCGCTTGTTCCGGATTCGTTGGCGTTCCGTCGGGGCCCACTTCCACGGCGAGCGGCATCACAGCGACGTGATACGTCCCTGGTGTGCAGGTGAGTGTATAGGTTCCGTCTGCGTTTAATTCCGCGCCGCCGCTTTCTCCCAATTCGGATAGCAGCAAGAGGTTTCCGCTGTCGAGCGGTTGATCGTCCACCGTCACGAGTCCCGACACGGCGGCGGTTCGTGGATCGTTTTCACCGCAACCTAGGGTGAGCAGAAGGGCCAGCGACAAAGCCGCTCCGAGGACTCGTGCCTGAAGCACTGGAAAGGTCGTCATGAGACTCTTGGATTGGGATTTCATTGTGTTCTACGTACGATGGGAAACGAATGCGAAACGTCGATAGGAAATCGATCCGCGTGGAAGTCGCGTGATTTTGCCTATAAGGAAAGGATTTAGATCTTGAACCAACGCGGTGCTCATCATTTTCGGGAGAGCACCGCGTCGGAAGCTTTTTTGGGCATGCACGGCCAACGGTCAAAGGAACCGTCAGCAGAGCGTTTTGATTTGCGGGACGGTTTAGAAAACGTCGCCGGGGATTACGTTGCCATCGTCGCGAATGCAGAGATTACGCAGCACCAGGAACTCCA
Above is a genomic segment from Rosistilla ulvae containing:
- a CDS encoding MFS transporter yields the protein MTTSIHTPALRVPQGFFYGYLMVPVASLAQICTAPGQTFAISAFIPAIRDSLQLSEISLTSAYMIGTLLAAFPLMLVGPIADRIGNRATITGIVLLLAGACFFASFVNSFVTLLLAFLALRFLGQGSLSLLSSNTTSMWFRTKLGRVSAIMSIGMAGAFAVIPGWLLASIESYGWRETYRGLGLVVAGIMLPLLAIVYRNRPEDVGQHLDGNRPDEPLPHAEGSRATGSQRTVAIEERSLSLRDAMRQPTFWILMTIMSAWAMIGTGLVFYLFAIGEARGIDKDATAAVFKTFALSMLAMQFSGGFLADRFALHHLLFAGVGLLSLGTLTLFFAQTSPQLHLFGLLFGAGQGITVAVNATVWVRYYGRAHLGKIRGTSWSASVAGSGAGPFLLGWAKDHSGHFEPAIIAFLCILIPLVLLALWVRPPARPDVLAPAAS
- a CDS encoding D-hexose-6-phosphate mutarotase gives rise to the protein MIDDLNLQFGIDKKIAFTLGNGDLPKAILLAEDATAEIYLHGAHVTSFHRHGWGEMLWMSDESNFRTDRPIRGGVPICWPWFGQPQPELPQHGFARTSQWEVIETKTHADPSLEIALRLTDSEATRQLWPHPFELTMRVIVGRDLTMQLSCLNTGEEPLDAEAALHTYFHVQDIDAVRVAGLEGRSYIDKLDAMQVKPQAGELTIDREVDRIYLETPDAVTIHDGAERRIEIQKSGSLSTVVWNPWIDKSAAMADFPNDGYRTMVCVETTNAADDVRTIQPGEVHTITQSCRCEPATGPADPAEAIL
- a CDS encoding 3-keto-disaccharide hydrolase; protein product: MRYSPLRSVASLPRLALFACIFSLSAALTVADESPNSDWIDLKLQRDTVWEPCNFGGDGEVEFSENQAVLEMGDPLTGIRLVKEFPKDGYEIQFEASRLEGFDFFVGLTFPVAESHCSLILGGWSGAVIGLSNINGADASNNPTTREGDFDNNRWYRVRVRVAPDRITAWVDDKQWVDQTRQGVEFGIRGEMDPSTPVGIATYQCKVAYRKIQYRRLNSGEVKPSNKPQPTDSKSK
- the tadA gene encoding tRNA adenosine(34) deaminase TadA; the protein is MNDPEFDEHWMGRALELAYAAATADEVPVGAVILNEKRQVIAAAHNQREQLHDPTAHAEMIAITQAAEAIGDWRLEGCTLYVTLEPCPMCAGAILQARVPRVVYGADDPKAGAVRSLYELLSDDRLNHQCAVTSGVLSSRCSGALTDFFAAKRAMGKK
- a CDS encoding succinylglutamate desuccinylase/aspartoacylase family protein — its product is MSNELQKLDIGRWGDQVIGLGEDADVHLTISESYSSSMIQVPIHVRRAKAEGPVVFVTAAIHGDELNGTGAIRELIQEELELTRGSLILVPVLNLLAFDRHTRYTPDRRDLNRSFPGSASGNMASRMARTLFDQIVGRADFGIDLHTAAIRRTNYPNVRGDLSNPAVRRIATAFGSEIVLNGQGPGGALRREACQVGCPTIIMEGGEIWKVEPDVVANAARGVRNVLRDLEMLGGPPEQAPYQVIVETSKWVRAEKGGFLQFHVQPGEVIVKGQPVATNTNLLGRERCILEAPFDAVVIGMTTLPAGSPGEPVCHLGMLPEGFDPETLHQLRGGTQREAT
- a CDS encoding protein kinase domain-containing protein, which gives rise to MSEKPKSRPKSDVTQDLDAASAHDPHESDFSVAEDNQELPLPIDIGDYTLTRLIGSGGMGRVYHAMHRPMQRTVALKTLPPSRMQNQKAVERFYTEVRAAARLMHPNIVTAFDAGHKGDQHYLAMEYVEGATLTQIVRESGPLELSLAVDLIRQAATGLQHAHRAGIVHRDVKPSNLMLTPDEVVKVLDLGLATIGSETGTHGRRGRLVGTIEYMAPEQIEDASNPDRRNDIYSLGATFFFLLTGRTLYQGGILEQARAHRDEPLPDLFALRPDVDVRLDQVLRRMLAKRLDGRYSSLAEVLEDLDEWSAGATLSDWTDTGARLTLPSEQLTDGVEPTTAVGRSSVLGLDVGMFYVAAAMAEAGQPIRMGNAGSNQQPLLQSAVATTREEQTIFGGDAIQLRTKTPHRLAHCVQLYLGTTKLDRHIGDRQCPPEVAIGMIMRHAARNAWQLKGRPAVVAVTVPACYDQARRRSTMQAAQVAGFDSIRLIDRPLAAAQSQLIEEHAALPPPKPSEVCYWLVASVTGLAMEISVVRHVGGRLQLLSSVGDWNLGLLTWQQRVVDLAATDCLRRLRLDPRKELKDAVSLQLACEKALRQLSIKPQADLDFRLQGRAATVTLKRATFGAACSDLLVHLNGMIGQALHDSGIDPTQLSNCLTVGMLTRMPQITEVLHGRIGSQVPIIAVDRPALAAGAASAVMGELPGQTHVFPAPHSCCSHDLGLLIRDGKRMRPRTVPVLTRSTKLPARKTRRLLQPQPGQRPALTLIESAGWQGDAWRSLGNFHLPEHSSETPLEAVLEVDANGLLKVGVHDPNTGHVQRVPPLPQPMIDEADLPTWRAWVDKTMR